The Mercurialis annua linkage group LG8, ddMerAnnu1.2, whole genome shotgun sequence genome window below encodes:
- the LOC126661620 gene encoding uncharacterized protein LOC126661620 → MSRVEGDDPAIGDNNTQSSRTGEGLNAPPRRATGESSFCPVTTSMAGIHPSPMSGVTTHYPWGMPSSGNIPPTSYSTPTHQTTQTFLRPGVTPINLAFTPNTTPAPRQTTTEVQNPTPAQIQEYIEFHTRQLAFLQQVQQVHTRPTAPTATQDNTTTPPYIPTAPPYPQEFYQGQKTPEEANREKNPREQNPEPAQTGHKTPEGHKKTPKRVEIEESIHSSGANSPKKKNLEQEITERVRTEMEKCRRKEPRNTSFLNIGNPLSAEIREEPFPLNYKTPQLDDYNGTGDPITHLSCFQVVMMVQCLSEAAVCKLFLTTLKGPAAIWYQSLKEGSIQSFDELARAFRTHFAPSIQRQKKSSDLKLCYQKPGESLQSYIGRFNAEAVEVGNLNDDTMIDAMKDNTTMMAFRDNLITNPVQTYSQLMDRAWNYINLDEEQRRKAAQTTTSFRTPRPNFDQSARHDRFRPRNQQQVGPQRADPHRPVKVEDQAFIPLNTPRSHILMWIQNNNEPVRYPPKLQYEGDRKKYCQFHDGHGHVTDECGSLKKEIDRLVQVGRLKDFVAQSKNYNSGGRNQRDNNGKREEAPPPKRQNVSGIINTIAGGMMDPEYKRGRRKRQKMVMNISVAKTIPEVKFGPTNGEGIDFPH, encoded by the coding sequence ATGAGCAGAGTAGAAGGAGATGATCCCGCAATCGGAGACAATAATACGCAAAGCAGTAGAACGGGAGAGGGGCTCAACGCTCCGCCAAGAAGAGCTACCGGCGAAAGCTCGTTTTGCCCGGTCACTACATCGATGGCAGGCATTCACCCGAGCCCTATGTCAGGGGTTACCACTCATTACCCGTGGGGAATGCCATCGTCGGGTAACATTCCCCCAACATCATACTCCACCCCTACGCACCAAACCACTCAAACTTTTTTAAGACCGGGTGTAACCCCCATCAACCTCGCATTCACCCCAAACACCACCCCCGCACCTAGACAAACCACCACAGAAGTCCAAAATCCTACGCCAGCACAAATCCAAGAATACATCGAGTTTCATACTCGGCAGCTAGCTTTCCTTCAACAGGTACAACAGGTCCATACTCGGCCAACAGCCCCAACTGCAACCCAGGATAATACTACCACTCCACCATACATACCGACCGCACCACCTTACCCACAGGAATTCTACCAAGGCCAAAAAACACCTGAGGAAGCAAACCGCGAGAAAAATCCACGAGAACAAAACCCAGAGCCGGCGCAGACCGGACATAAAACTCCAGAGGGACATAAAAAGACACCAAAACGGGTTGAGATCGAAGAGAGCATACACAGCTCGGGTGCTAATTCACCAAAGAAAAAGAACCTGGAGCAAGAAATCACCGAAAGAGTCAGAACCGAGATGGAAAAATGTAGAAGGAAAGAGCCGAGAAACACAAGCTTCCTGAACATCGGAAACCCACTGTCGGCCGAAATACGAGAAGAACCCTTCCCTTTAAACTACAAAACACCGCAGTTAGACGATTACAATGGAACAGGGGACCCGATCACACACTTGAGTTGTTTCCAAGTGGTCATGATGGTACAATGTTTGTCCGAAGCGGCCGTCTGCAAACTCTTCTTAACTACCCTAAAAGGACCAGCTGCCATCTGGTATCAAAGCCTAAAAGAAGGCTCTATTCAAAGCTTCGACGAGCTGGCAAGAGCTTTCCGAACACATTTCGCACCGAGCATACAACGACAGAAAAAGTCCAGTGACTTAAAACTTTGCTACCAGAAACCAGGAGAAAGTCTGCAGAGTTATATCGGCCGATTCAATGCAGAAGCGGTCGAAGtgggaaatttgaatgatgataCTATGATAGATGCAATGAAAGACAACACAACAATGATGGCCTTCCGGGATAACCTGATAACAAACCCAGTACAAACTTACTCCCAGCTGATGGACCGAGCTTGGAACTATATAAATTTGGACGAAGAACAACGGCGAAAAGCCGCACAAACTACAACATCGTTCCGTACACCGAGGCCTAACTTCGATCAAAGTGCCAGGCACGACAGATTCAGACCAAGAAACCAACAACAAGTCGGTCCACAGCGAGCAGACCCACATCGACCAGTAAAAGTAGAAGACCAAGCCTTCATTCCACTCAATACCCCGAGATCACACATCTTGATGTGGATACAAAATAACAATGAGCCAGTGAGATACCCACCCAAACTACAATATGAGGGAGACAGGAAAAAATATTGTCAGTTCCACGACGGCCATGGCCATGTCACCGACGAATGCGGAAGTTTGAAAAAAGAAATCGACCGTTTGGTACAAGTTGGCCGGTTAAAAGACTTTGTGGCACAGAGCAAAAATTACAACTCAGGAGGAAGAAACCAAAGGGATAACAATGGAAAAAGAGAGGAAGCACCGCCaccaaaaagacaaaacgtgTCAGGAATAATTAACACCATAGCAGGCGGAATGATGGACCCAGAATACAAGCGAGGAAGACGAAAAAGGCAGAAGATGGTGATGAACATATCAGTGGCTAAAACTATACCAGAAGTAAAGTTCGGTCCAACTAACGGGGAAGGAATAGATTTTCCCCACTAA
- the LOC126660952 gene encoding uncharacterized protein LOC126660952, giving the protein MSVPCFISQSFYYNKPSNAVMVISSSSKPNNISKTQVQKRCLRCNTLYFDTRNYPTACSFHGHTTGDKGLFSLAPPHQGIDGEWSDRSGVIVYKWNEKTNRPNTGRANWKKRWSCCAEYDENAPPCRKGWHVSYDDGFTLY; this is encoded by the exons ATGTCTGTGCCATGCTTTATTTCACAAAGCTTTTACTACAACAAGCCATCAAATGCAGTGATGGTAATCAGTTCATCTTCAAAACCAAATAATATCTCTAAAACTCAAGTCCAGAAACGTTGCTTGAGGTGTAATACTCTGTATTTTGATACACGTAATTATCCTACGGCTTGCTCTTTCCATGGCCACACTACAg GTGATAAGGGATTATTTTCATTGGCTCCACCGCACCAAGGGATTGACGGAGAATGGTCTGATCGTTCGGGGGTGATTGTCTATAAATGGAATGAAAAGACTAATAGACCAAATACTGGACGTGCCAATTGGAAGAAAAGATGGAGTTGCTGTGCTGAGTACGATGAAAATGCTCCGCCTTGTCGAAAGGGATGGCATGTTTCTTATGATGATGGCTTCACTTTGTACTAA
- the LOC126659451 gene encoding thylakoid lumenal 19 kDa protein, chloroplastic → MATIPSPSATLSSSTAAQKPPQIPPPSKPHLPTPSRKPLLTTLAATIAAATILTATTPHPSLANPTQTYRVYYGTAASAANYGGYGGNSDKKTTAEYIYDIPEGWKERLVSKVEKGTNGTDSEFYNPKKKTEKEYLTYLAGFRQLAPKDTVLNNLALSDVDLQDLIAGADSVKSEEKRDENGQLYYVYEIDSVGKHSLIKVTCANNKLYSHFVNAPTVEWNKDQETLRHLHDSFKTLGSF, encoded by the coding sequence ATGGCCACAATTCCTTCCCCATCAGCCACTCTCTCTTCCTCCACCGCCGCCCAAAAGCCACCGCAAATCCCACCACCATCAAAACCCCACCTCCCAACCCCATCCCGGAAACCCCTCCTAACCACCCTCGCCGCCACCATTGCAGCAGCAACAATACTAACAGCCACAACTCCCCACCCTTCCCTCGCAAACCCAACACAAACCTACCGTGTCTACTACGGCACAGCAGCCAGCGCTGCAAACTACGGCGGATACGGAGGAAACTCCGACAAGAAAACAACAGCCGAGTATATCTACGATATCCCCGAAGGATGGAAGGAACGGTTAGTGTCCAAAGTTGAGAAGGGCACGAATGGAACGGACAGTGAGTTCTATAACCCGAAAAAGAAGACAGAAAAGGAATACTTAACGTATCTTGCCGGATTCCGACAGCTAGCTCCGAAGGATACGGTGTTGAACAACTTGGCGTTGTCGGACGTTGATTTACAGGACTTGATCGCCGGAGCGGACAGTGTGAAGAGTGAGGAGAAGAGAGATGAGAATGGACAATTGTACTATGTTTATGAGATTGATAGTGTTGGGAAGCATAGTTTGATTAAGGTTACTTGTGCTAATAATAAGTTGTACTCTCATTTTGTGAATGCACCAACTGTTGAATGGAATAAGGATCAAGAGACTTTGAGGCATCTTCATGACTCTTTTAAGACTCTTGGATCCTTTTAG
- the LOC126660726 gene encoding putative RING-type E3 ubiquitin transferase C3H69 isoform X2 — protein sequence MSKRVLCKFYVHGACLKGEHCEFSHDRKDPVNNVCTYYQNGICSYGSRCRYEHVKISRPGFASSSSSSTIHYQPSVRPVRTGLSRGKSSSNASGELSASSTPYVPPSKPAWNLESEPNNFIENDEIIEPRNVKPEDRPLCSFAAAGNCPRGDKCPHVHGDLCPTCGKNCLHPFRPEDRDEHVKTCQQKQKHLEALKYSQEIECCVCLDRVLSKSTVAERKFGLLSECDHPFCISCIRNWRSSSPTSGMDVNTALRACPICRKLSYFVVPSVIWYSSKEEKQEIIDSYKEKLSSIDCKHFDFGNGNCPFGISCFYKHAFRDGRLEEVALRHLGDEDGQTVIAKDIRLSDFLGSLQII from the exons ATGTCCAAGCg GGTACTTTGCAAGTTCTATGTGCACGGGGCATGTTTGAAAGGGGAGCATTGTGAGTTTTCGCATGACCGGAAAGATCCGGTGAATAAT GTTTGTACTTACTATCAAAATGGAATATGCTCGTATGGAAGTAGATGCAGATATGAACATGTCAAAATTTCTAGGCCGGGTTTTGCTTCATCTTCGTCTTCGTCGACAATTCATTACCAACCCTCCGTACGTCCTGTGAGAACTGGGTTAAGTAGGGGAAAATCGAGTTCAAATGCTTCTGGGGAGCTTTCTGCGTCAAGTACTCCTTATGTTCCTCCCAGTAAGCCAGCATGGAACTTGGAGTCTGAGCCTAATAACTTTATAGAAAATGATGAGATAATAGAACCTAGGAATGTCAAGCCAGAAGACCGTCCTCTCTGTTCATTTGCTGCTGCTGGTAATTGCCCGCGTGGAGATAAATGTCCTCATGTCCATGGTGACCTTTGTCCTACTTGTGGGAAAAATTGCTTGCATCCTTTTAGACCTGAAGATAGAGATGAACATGTAAAAACATGTCAGCAGAAGCAAAAGCATCTCGAGGCATTAAAATACAGCCAGGAAATTGAGTGCTGTGTTTGTCTAGATCGTGTGCTTTCAAAGTCTACTGTAGCTGAACGGAAGTTTGGGTTGCTATCTGAATGTGATCATCCATTTTGTATTTCATGTATTAGGAACTGGCGCAGCAGTTCCCCAACCTCTGGAATGGATGTCAATACTGCATTGAGGGCCTGCCCAATATGTCGCAAATTGTCATACTTTGTTGTTCCAAGTGTCATTTGGTATTCATCCAAAGAAGAAAAGCAGGAAATTATTGATAGCTATAAGGAAAAACTCAG CTCCATAGATTGCAAGCATTTTGACTTTGGGAATGGGAACTGTCCTTTTGGGATCAGTTGCTTTTACAAG CATGCATTTCGAGATGGTCGCTTGGAGGAAGTTGCTCTGCGTCATCTTGGGGATGAAGATGGACAGACTGTGATAGCTAAAGATATCAG GCTTTCGGATTTTCTTGGTAGCTTACAAATAATTTGA
- the LOC126660726 gene encoding putative RING-type E3 ubiquitin transferase C3H69 isoform X1, giving the protein MSKRVLCKFYVHGACLKGEHCEFSHDRKDPVNNVCTYYQNGICSYGSRCRYEHVKISRPGFASSSSSSTIHYQPSVRPVRTGLSRGKSSSNASGELSASSTPYVPPSKPAWNLESEPNNFIENDEIIEPRNVKPEDRPLCSFAAAGNCPRGDKCPHVHGDLCPTCGKNCLHPFRPEDRDEHVKTCQQKQKHLEALKYSQEIECCVCLDRVLSKSTVAERKFGLLSECDHPFCISCIRNWRSSSPTSGMDVNTALRACPICRKLSYFVVPSVIWYSSKEEKQEIIDSYKEKLSSIDCKHFDFGNGNCPFGISCFYKHTVKPGSYTWKYHRPPPRRPRPHRVSAVDDMNAFFDVGLLMEEDDYDEHDIYDLYDIYDTEDCFDDSLDEDYIDLLTRMSFGLDDSDEEIDLF; this is encoded by the exons ATGTCCAAGCg GGTACTTTGCAAGTTCTATGTGCACGGGGCATGTTTGAAAGGGGAGCATTGTGAGTTTTCGCATGACCGGAAAGATCCGGTGAATAAT GTTTGTACTTACTATCAAAATGGAATATGCTCGTATGGAAGTAGATGCAGATATGAACATGTCAAAATTTCTAGGCCGGGTTTTGCTTCATCTTCGTCTTCGTCGACAATTCATTACCAACCCTCCGTACGTCCTGTGAGAACTGGGTTAAGTAGGGGAAAATCGAGTTCAAATGCTTCTGGGGAGCTTTCTGCGTCAAGTACTCCTTATGTTCCTCCCAGTAAGCCAGCATGGAACTTGGAGTCTGAGCCTAATAACTTTATAGAAAATGATGAGATAATAGAACCTAGGAATGTCAAGCCAGAAGACCGTCCTCTCTGTTCATTTGCTGCTGCTGGTAATTGCCCGCGTGGAGATAAATGTCCTCATGTCCATGGTGACCTTTGTCCTACTTGTGGGAAAAATTGCTTGCATCCTTTTAGACCTGAAGATAGAGATGAACATGTAAAAACATGTCAGCAGAAGCAAAAGCATCTCGAGGCATTAAAATACAGCCAGGAAATTGAGTGCTGTGTTTGTCTAGATCGTGTGCTTTCAAAGTCTACTGTAGCTGAACGGAAGTTTGGGTTGCTATCTGAATGTGATCATCCATTTTGTATTTCATGTATTAGGAACTGGCGCAGCAGTTCCCCAACCTCTGGAATGGATGTCAATACTGCATTGAGGGCCTGCCCAATATGTCGCAAATTGTCATACTTTGTTGTTCCAAGTGTCATTTGGTATTCATCCAAAGAAGAAAAGCAGGAAATTATTGATAGCTATAAGGAAAAACTCAG CTCCATAGATTGCAAGCATTTTGACTTTGGGAATGGGAACTGTCCTTTTGGGATCAGTTGCTTTTACAAG CATACTGTCAAGCCAGGCTCGTACACATGGAAATATCACAGACCCCCTCCACGGAGGCCACGTCCTCATAGAGTCAGTGCTGTGGATGATATGAATGCATTTTTTGATGTCGGGCTTTTAATGGAAGAGGATGATTATGATGAACATGACATATATGACCTATATGACATATATGATACTGAAGATTGTTTTGACGATTCTCTTGATGAAGATTATATAGATTTGCTAACGCGGATGAGTTTTGGCTTAGATGACAGTGATGAGGAGATCGATCTCTTCTAA